The Tepidisphaeraceae bacterium genome includes a window with the following:
- a CDS encoding PEP-CTERM sorting domain-containing protein yields the protein MNLSGNTSYDGWDTFNSTAYPNYGGYPGTTVWPAPIGSSMAGSGDAALSKIGGSGYPSTSTGQNYIYSTRSGAAAASTDPSVVVGTFGLGDASPVADLETVVFQLRISYWTSLGQPFPTGVMPTISYNNGTQALPATLSTLVDSGPFSSTYGDGIADDWAFQWDLSGIQEPITSFQVNYSVTNHAQQYEMRLDQSDAFAAVVPEPGSIGLVAMATFALAVCRRRAGAR from the coding sequence GTGAACCTTTCCGGAAACACGAGTTACGACGGTTGGGACACGTTCAACAGCACGGCGTACCCCAACTACGGCGGTTACCCGGGTACGACCGTTTGGCCGGCGCCTATCGGTTCGTCGATGGCCGGCTCGGGTGACGCGGCGTTGAGCAAGATCGGTGGCAGTGGCTATCCGTCGACCTCAACCGGCCAGAACTACATCTACTCGACCCGCTCCGGCGCCGCGGCGGCGAGCACGGACCCGTCGGTCGTCGTCGGCACGTTTGGCCTTGGCGATGCGTCGCCCGTCGCCGACCTGGAAACCGTGGTCTTCCAACTCCGCATCTCCTACTGGACCTCGCTCGGCCAGCCCTTCCCGACCGGTGTGATGCCGACGATCAGCTACAACAACGGTACGCAGGCGCTGCCGGCGACCCTGTCGACGCTGGTGGACTCTGGCCCGTTCTCATCGACGTACGGTGACGGCATCGCCGACGACTGGGCGTTCCAGTGGGACCTGAGCGGCATTCAAGAGCCGATCACGTCGTTCCAGGTGAACTACTCGGTCACCAATCACGCCCAGCAGTACGAGATGCGGCTCGACCAAAGCGACGCGTTCGCGGCGGTCGTGCCGGAACCGGGTTCGATCGGTTTGGTGGCGATGGCAACCTTCGCGCTCGCTGTGTGCCGTCGACGGGCTGGGGCACGCTAA